The proteins below come from a single Bartonella schoenbuchensis R1 genomic window:
- a CDS encoding DNA polymerase III subunit gamma/tau, with protein MEKLPAATTYRVLARKYRPQNFSDLIGQEAMVRTLTNAFETGRIAQAWMLTGIRGVGKTTTARILARALNYKTKDIDQPTIALNTLGEHCAQIIEGRHIDVIEMDAASHTGIDDIREIIEQIRYRPVSARYKIYIIDEIHMLSTQAFNGLLKTLEEPPPHIKFIFATTEIRKVPITILSRCQRFDLRRIESAVLVEYLRKIAKHEKIKVEDQALSLIVRAAEGSARDALSIFDQAIAYSNGKVSTVSVRTMLGLADQARIIDLFEFVMKGNIVSALSELRSQYDAGADPFMILTELSDFNHLVTRLRLTPEIAGDLFLTEEERLRGLDFSQKLSIPVLSRNWQILLKGLQEVNKAARPIQAAEMILIRLTHTADLPTLDEALKKLTQEKTSLTITENNPHQEANNVNHSVKAGGGQTHSFSQISNSQQNQHNLKTVVTNQPSLSVQPIESFKIQTPENTDSFKTTESLDNIQTIESSNNIVHLPYASSQPETETTEQKFLNINSLHDIVNLAEQHRETHFKLLIKEFVHPVSFEPGHITLRLAENAPRSLARDIKKMLHQWTEKKWTITFVTEGGGPTLQEESAAAQRALFSDVETDPDIATILNHFPGAKIVDIRLNKQENDLDLTPHIFDNENDDHTNDE; from the coding sequence ATGGAAAAACTGCCTGCAGCAACGACTTATCGTGTTCTCGCTCGCAAATATCGGCCTCAAAATTTCTCTGACCTCATTGGTCAAGAAGCAATGGTGCGCACCCTTACTAATGCTTTTGAGACAGGACGCATTGCACAAGCGTGGATGTTAACAGGAATTCGTGGAGTAGGAAAAACCACAACAGCACGCATTTTAGCGCGTGCGCTCAACTACAAAACAAAAGATATTGACCAACCCACTATTGCACTTAATACACTTGGTGAACATTGTGCACAAATTATTGAAGGCCGACATATTGACGTTATAGAAATGGATGCTGCCTCGCACACTGGCATTGACGATATTCGTGAAATTATTGAACAAATACGTTACCGTCCTGTTTCTGCGCGCTATAAAATATACATTATCGACGAAATTCATATGCTTTCAACACAAGCATTTAATGGCCTATTAAAAACGCTTGAAGAACCACCACCCCATATAAAATTTATTTTTGCAACAACAGAAATTCGCAAAGTCCCTATTACAATCCTTTCACGCTGCCAGCGTTTTGATTTACGGCGTATTGAATCAGCAGTTTTAGTAGAGTACTTGCGTAAAATTGCTAAACATGAAAAAATTAAAGTAGAAGATCAAGCTTTATCTCTAATCGTTCGTGCTGCAGAAGGGTCTGCACGTGACGCTTTGTCTATTTTTGACCAAGCTATTGCCTATAGCAATGGTAAAGTCAGTACTGTTTCAGTACGCACAATGTTAGGACTAGCTGATCAAGCGCGTATTATTGATCTGTTTGAATTTGTTATGAAAGGAAATATTGTCAGTGCATTGAGTGAATTACGTAGCCAGTATGATGCAGGTGCCGACCCTTTTATGATATTAACAGAATTGTCTGACTTCAACCATTTGGTCACGCGGTTGCGTTTGACACCAGAGATAGCTGGAGATCTCTTCTTAACAGAAGAGGAACGTTTAAGAGGTTTAGACTTTTCACAAAAACTTTCTATTCCCGTTCTTTCCAGAAACTGGCAAATTTTGCTCAAAGGCTTACAGGAGGTCAATAAAGCTGCACGCCCTATTCAAGCTGCTGAAATGATATTGATTCGCCTTACCCACACTGCTGACCTGCCAACTCTTGATGAAGCGTTGAAAAAACTCACACAAGAAAAAACATCTCTCACAATTACCGAAAATAATCCCCATCAAGAAGCCAACAATGTAAACCATAGCGTAAAAGCTGGTGGTGGACAGACTCACTCTTTCTCACAAATTTCAAACTCACAGCAAAACCAACATAATTTAAAAACAGTCGTAACTAATCAACCCAGCCTTTCCGTTCAACCAATAGAATCATTCAAGATTCAAACTCCTGAAAATACAGATTCTTTTAAAACAACAGAAAGCCTTGATAACATTCAAACTATCGAATCTTCTAACAACATTGTTCATTTACCGTACGCTTCTTCTCAACCAGAAACGGAAACAACAGAACAAAAATTCTTAAATATAAACTCCCTACATGATATCGTTAATTTAGCTGAACAACACCGCGAAACACATTTCAAATTGCTTATTAAAGAATTTGTTCATCCTGTTTCTTTTGAACCAGGGCATATAACATTAAGACTTGCTGAAAATGCTCCGCGTTCACTAGCCCGTGATATAAAAAAAATGTTACATCAATGGACTGAAAAAAAATGGACAATAACCTTCGTCACTGAAGGGGGAGGACCAACTTTACAAGAAGAAAGCGCAGCCGCTCAAAGGGCTCTTTTTTCTGATGTAGAAACAGATCCTGATATAGCAACAATTCTCAACCATTTTCCAGGAGCAAAAATTGTCGATATTCGTCTGAATAAACAAGAAAATGATCTTGATTTAACTCCTCATATCTTCGACAATGAAAACGATGATCATACAAATGATGAATAA
- a CDS encoding 3-deoxy-manno-octulosonate cytidylyltransferase, whose product MAFKPLILIPARMGSSRLPGKPLAEIAGKPMIIHVAEQAKKAALGRIIVATDHNTIAQAVTAYGHECIITRTDHQSGSDRIYEALTIIDPERHYNIIVNLQGDLPTITAHEIISTLQPLENDLTDIATLGAKLVEEDEKTNPNVVKIIGTPLSQNRLRALYFTRATAPYGNGPLYHHIGLYAYRREALERFVTLAPSTLEQREKLEQLRALENNMRIDVEIIDTIPLSVDTQSDLDKVRKILT is encoded by the coding sequence ATGGCTTTTAAACCACTCATTCTTATTCCTGCTCGCATGGGTTCATCTCGTCTTCCAGGAAAACCTCTCGCTGAAATCGCTGGAAAACCTATGATTATTCATGTAGCTGAACAAGCGAAAAAAGCTGCATTAGGACGTATCATTGTTGCAACGGACCACAATACCATCGCTCAAGCTGTTACAGCTTACGGACATGAATGCATCATAACACGTACTGACCATCAATCAGGATCTGATCGCATCTATGAAGCTTTAACCATCATTGATCCTGAGCGACACTACAATATCATTGTAAATCTACAAGGTGATTTACCAACAATAACCGCTCACGAAATTATTAGCACTCTACAACCTTTAGAAAATGACTTAACTGATATTGCAACCCTGGGTGCTAAACTTGTTGAAGAAGATGAAAAAACAAATCCCAATGTAGTCAAAATTATTGGTACACCGCTTTCTCAAAACCGTTTGCGTGCTCTTTACTTCACCCGTGCAACTGCACCTTACGGAAATGGTCCTCTTTACCATCATATTGGATTATATGCTTATCGACGTGAAGCACTTGAACGATTTGTAACTCTTGCACCATCCACACTCGAACAACGTGAAAAACTTGAACAATTACGTGCATTAGAAAATAATATGCGTATCGATGTAGAAATAATTGATACGATTCCCTTAAGTGTCGACACACAGTCTGATCTTGATAAAGTACGCAAAATCTTAACATAA
- a CDS encoding c-type cytochrome, producing MKRSTFTYFICASLFLLIIAGGIFIFSDVIYNYFASVQHSYTADNDDLKEKQDLSHHYLSLNERLQKGDLENGRKIFRQCALCHTSGRDNSNRVLGPTLWEIVNRPFADAKDFTYSRVLRENSNKKWDFPTLDHYLQSPRKAFPGTTMSFRGIKNDQDRADLLLYLRSLSDHPVPLPLDNEDAKQN from the coding sequence ATGAAACGATCTACATTTACCTATTTTATTTGTGCTTCTCTGTTTTTGCTAATTATTGCGGGGGGAATTTTCATTTTTAGTGATGTAATTTATAATTATTTTGCATCAGTTCAACATTCTTATACTGCAGATAATGATGATCTTAAAGAAAAGCAGGATCTATCTCACCATTATCTATCGTTAAATGAGCGTCTTCAAAAAGGTGATCTTGAAAATGGGCGTAAAATTTTTCGTCAGTGTGCTCTATGTCATACTTCTGGGCGTGATAATTCTAACCGTGTTCTTGGCCCAACACTTTGGGAGATAGTAAATCGCCCTTTTGCGGATGCAAAAGATTTTACTTATTCAAGAGTGTTACGTGAAAATTCTAATAAAAAATGGGATTTTCCCACTTTAGATCACTATCTTCAATCACCTCGTAAAGCATTTCCAGGGACGACTATGTCATTTCGAGGGATTAAAAATGATCAAGATCGTGCTGATCTTTTACTTTATTTACGCAGTCTATCTGATCACCCTGTTCCTTTACCACTGGATAATGAAGATGCTAAACAAAATTAG
- a CDS encoding ABC transporter permease codes for MMEKIKYDQFCDSKLQKRSFFSPLSARRWRNFKQNRRGWWSLWLFLFLCFCSFSAEFIANDRPIIASYKGELLFPVFFDYSDEKFGGNLAVADFRDSFIQNEIAKHGWAVWPLVRYSYNTVVGNKTVALSPPFWLQSKEERCINYAQGSADPECTISRWNWLGTDDLTRDVFARVLYGFRLSIIFSILLTAISAIIGVIAGAVQGYFGGWVDLICQRLIEIWSSVPSLYLIIIMAAVLAQGFWVLLGVMLLFQWVALVGVVRAEFLRARNFAYITAARALGVPDRIIIIRHLLPNAMVASLTYMPFLLTSGISLLTSLDYLGFGLPPGYPSLGEVMRQATSNLNAPWIGITGFVVIATLLALLAFIGEAVRDAFDPRKTLQ; via the coding sequence ATGATGGAAAAGATAAAGTATGATCAATTCTGTGACTCGAAGTTACAAAAACGATCTTTTTTTTCTCCATTGAGTGCGCGTCGTTGGCGTAATTTCAAACAAAATCGTCGTGGTTGGTGGTCATTGTGGCTCTTTTTATTTTTATGTTTTTGTTCTTTTTCAGCAGAATTTATTGCCAATGATCGCCCTATTATTGCTTCTTATAAGGGGGAGTTGCTATTCCCTGTTTTTTTTGATTATTCCGATGAAAAATTTGGTGGAAACTTAGCCGTAGCGGACTTTCGAGATTCTTTCATTCAAAATGAGATTGCAAAACATGGTTGGGCGGTGTGGCCACTAGTTCGTTATTCATATAATACAGTAGTAGGTAATAAAACTGTAGCATTATCACCTCCTTTTTGGCTTCAAAGTAAAGAAGAGCGTTGTATCAATTATGCACAAGGAAGCGCTGATCCGGAATGCACGATAAGTCGATGGAATTGGCTTGGGACAGATGATCTAACACGTGATGTTTTTGCGCGGGTTTTATATGGCTTTCGATTATCGATAATTTTTAGTATTCTTTTGACAGCTATTTCAGCTATTATTGGTGTTATAGCAGGGGCAGTTCAGGGGTATTTTGGTGGTTGGGTTGATTTAATTTGTCAACGTTTGATTGAAATATGGTCTTCTGTACCGTCGCTTTATTTAATTATTATTATGGCTGCTGTTTTGGCGCAGGGTTTTTGGGTGTTGTTAGGGGTTATGCTTCTTTTTCAGTGGGTCGCATTGGTTGGTGTGGTGCGTGCAGAATTTTTACGTGCGCGCAATTTTGCCTATATTACTGCTGCACGCGCTTTAGGGGTGCCTGATCGCATTATTATAATACGTCATTTACTGCCAAATGCTATGGTTGCTTCCTTAACTTATATGCCATTTTTATTAACATCAGGTATTTCTTTACTGACGTCACTTGATTATTTAGGGTTTGGTCTTCCGCCTGGTTATCCTTCTTTGGGTGAGGTAATGCGGCAGGCTACTTCTAACTTAAACGCTCCTTGGATTGGCATTACAGGTTTTGTTGTTATTGCTACTTTATTGGCTTTGTTGGCTTTTATTGGTGAGGCAGTGCGGGATGCTTTTGATCCACGAAAGACATTGCAATGA
- a CDS encoding ABC transporter ATP-binding protein — protein sequence MTKMLSVRNLSVAFCQAKEKKCVVDQISFDIGKREIVALVGESGSGKSVTALSILQLLPCVKTLYQSGEILFNNQDLMKQKEEDLRKVRGKDIAMIFQEPMISLNPLHTVEQQIGEVLKIHSNISGKLLRTRIIDLLNQMGIDEPEKRLGSFPHQLSGGQRQRVMIAMALANKPQLLIADEPTTALDVTVQAQILELLVQLKKSCNMSMLLITHDLAIVRRIAERVYVMKEGKIIENGTTSEIFNNPQHSYTKKLLAAEFQGYPLQANDNAPVLMQGKKIRVWFPIKKGLLRRTVDYVKAVQDVDITVRTGQTLGVVGESGSGKTTLGLALTRMISSKGQIYFDGVDIGNFTFNQMRSLRRHIQIVFQDPFGSLSPRMSVSEIITEGLSIHEPYLSDCERDNRVIEALREVDLDPAVRYRYPHEFSGGQRQRIAFARAIILKPRFIMLDEPTSALDMSMQAQIVDLLHRLQQKYHLGYLFISHDLKVVKALAHEVLVMHKGKVVEYDCADRIFSCPQNSYTQALMAAAFALESGRL from the coding sequence ATGACAAAGATGCTTTCGGTACGTAATTTGTCGGTTGCATTTTGCCAAGCTAAAGAAAAAAAATGCGTTGTTGACCAAATTTCTTTCGATATTGGAAAGAGAGAGATAGTTGCTCTGGTAGGGGAGTCTGGTTCTGGAAAATCGGTAACAGCACTATCTATTTTGCAACTTTTACCTTGTGTAAAAACACTTTATCAATCAGGTGAAATTCTTTTTAATAATCAAGATTTAATGAAACAGAAAGAAGAGGATTTGCGTAAAGTTCGTGGCAAAGATATTGCTATGATTTTTCAAGAACCAATGATTTCTCTTAATCCTTTGCATACTGTGGAACAGCAAATAGGTGAAGTTCTTAAAATACATTCAAACATATCTGGTAAATTATTACGCACACGTATTATTGATTTGCTCAATCAAATGGGAATTGATGAGCCGGAAAAACGTTTGGGTTCTTTCCCACATCAATTATCGGGTGGTCAACGGCAACGCGTGATGATTGCAATGGCACTTGCAAATAAGCCACAGTTATTAATTGCCGACGAACCAACAACTGCACTTGATGTGACAGTTCAAGCACAAATTCTTGAACTCCTAGTGCAGCTTAAAAAAAGCTGCAATATGTCAATGCTTTTAATTACCCACGATTTGGCTATTGTGCGTCGTATTGCAGAGCGCGTTTATGTTATGAAAGAGGGGAAAATTATTGAAAATGGTACCACGAGTGAAATTTTTAACAATCCCCAGCATTCCTATACAAAGAAATTATTAGCGGCAGAGTTTCAAGGTTATCCCCTACAGGCTAATGATAATGCGCCCGTTTTGATGCAAGGTAAGAAAATACGTGTTTGGTTTCCAATTAAAAAAGGTTTATTGCGGCGAACAGTTGATTATGTAAAAGCTGTTCAAGATGTTGATATTACAGTTCGTACTGGACAGACACTTGGTGTTGTTGGTGAATCAGGTTCAGGGAAAACAACATTAGGACTTGCACTGACACGAATGATTTCTTCCAAAGGTCAGATTTATTTTGATGGTGTTGATATTGGCAATTTTACTTTCAATCAGATGCGTTCTTTACGCCGCCATATTCAAATTGTTTTTCAAGATCCTTTTGGTTCGCTTTCACCACGTATGTCTGTAAGTGAGATTATCACTGAAGGGTTGTCGATTCACGAACCATATCTTTCTGATTGTGAACGCGATAATCGTGTGATTGAAGCTTTGCGTGAGGTTGATCTTGATCCTGCTGTGCGCTATCGTTATCCTCATGAATTTTCCGGTGGACAAAGGCAGCGAATTGCTTTTGCACGTGCAATTATTCTTAAGCCTCGCTTTATTATGCTTGATGAACCAACATCTGCTCTTGATATGAGTATGCAAGCACAGATTGTTGACCTTTTGCATCGTTTACAACAAAAATATCATTTGGGTTATTTGTTTATTAGCCATGATTTAAAAGTCGTTAAAGCGCTTGCTCATGAAGTACTCGTAATGCATAAAGGAAAAGTAGTTGAGTATGATTGTGCTGATCGTATTTTTTCTTGTCCCCAAAATTCTTATACGCAAGCTTTAATGGCTGCAGCATTTGCATTAGAATCTGGCCGTTTATAG
- a CDS encoding molybdopterin-synthase adenylyltransferase MoeB: MIQKGDTKLSKEEIERYARHIVLPEIGGVGQQKLKTARVLVIGAGGLGSPVLTYLAAAGVGTLGIVDDDIVSLSNLQRQVIHNTNTINQYKTISAETTIKAINPHVIVEKHSLRLDESNVDKLLNAYHIVIDGSDNFATRYLLADHAAQCAKPLISGAINRFNGSLTVLMPYKDNNPHYRDLFPNPPATGVIPTCSEVGIISPLPGVIGTLQAMEAIKLITNIGEPLVGKILLYNGLSAQFDVIVYKRPDSNANAAAIKACV; this comes from the coding sequence ATGATACAAAAAGGTGATACAAAATTAAGCAAAGAAGAAATTGAACGTTACGCACGTCATATTGTTTTACCCGAAATCGGTGGCGTGGGACAGCAAAAGCTTAAAACTGCTCGTGTTCTTGTCATAGGTGCAGGTGGTCTTGGCTCCCCTGTTCTTACTTATCTTGCTGCAGCAGGTGTTGGAACGCTTGGAATTGTTGATGATGATATTGTTTCACTTTCCAATTTACAACGCCAAGTTATTCATAACACAAATACAATCAATCAATACAAAACCATTAGCGCTGAAACTACTATAAAAGCGATAAATCCTCACGTTATAGTTGAAAAACATAGTCTACGTTTAGATGAAAGTAATGTAGATAAACTGCTCAACGCTTATCATATTGTTATCGATGGAAGCGATAATTTTGCAACACGTTATCTACTTGCTGACCATGCTGCTCAATGTGCTAAACCTTTAATAAGCGGTGCTATAAACCGATTCAATGGCTCACTGACAGTGTTGATGCCTTATAAAGACAATAATCCCCATTATCGCGATTTGTTTCCTAACCCACCTGCAACTGGCGTCATACCCACATGTTCTGAAGTCGGAATCATTAGTCCTCTACCCGGAGTTATCGGGACATTACAAGCAATGGAAGCTATTAAACTGATCACAAACATTGGTGAACCTTTAGTAGGAAAAATCCTTCTTTATAATGGATTGTCAGCGCAATTTGATGTGATTGTCTATAAACGGCCAGATTCTAATGCAAATGCTGCAGCCATTAAAGCTTGCGTATAA
- the gshB gene encoding glutathione synthase yields MKIAIQMDHISTLQIQGDTTFALALAAQERGHTLFHYTPDCLSMRGDCVIARLEPLIVRDEEGCHYKLGEPVYTPLMDMDVVLLRQDPPFDMYYITTTYLLERIHPKTLVVNDPTWVRNSPEKIFVTEFSDLMPETLITKDIEEIKSFRNKVGDIIIKPLYGSGGAGVFHLKQDDRNLTSLVEMFEHSYREPFIVQRYLDVVRKGDKRVILLDGTPVGAINRIPAEMDARSNMHVGGRAETIGLTKRDYEICARIGPTLQKRGFLLVGIDIIGDYITEINVTSPTGIREIKRFGGADIASLFWDIIERKRSS; encoded by the coding sequence ATGAAAATTGCTATTCAGATGGATCATATTTCAACGCTCCAGATCCAAGGAGATACTACATTTGCGCTTGCTTTAGCAGCGCAAGAACGTGGACACACTCTTTTTCATTATACACCAGATTGCTTATCTATGCGTGGTGATTGCGTGATTGCACGGTTGGAGCCATTAATTGTACGTGATGAAGAGGGGTGTCATTATAAATTGGGGGAGCCTGTATACACGCCGTTGATGGATATGGATGTAGTTCTTTTACGTCAAGATCCACCTTTTGATATGTATTATATCACCACAACTTATTTATTAGAGCGCATTCACCCTAAGACGCTTGTCGTAAATGATCCAACATGGGTACGTAATAGTCCAGAAAAGATTTTTGTTACTGAATTTTCTGATTTAATGCCAGAAACATTAATTACAAAAGATATTGAAGAAATAAAATCGTTTAGAAATAAGGTTGGTGATATTATTATTAAACCACTCTATGGTAGTGGAGGGGCGGGTGTTTTTCATTTAAAACAAGATGATCGCAATCTAACATCGCTTGTAGAAATGTTTGAACACAGTTATCGTGAACCTTTTATTGTTCAGCGTTATTTAGATGTCGTTCGAAAAGGGGATAAACGGGTTATTTTACTTGATGGTACACCTGTGGGGGCGATTAATCGGATTCCGGCGGAAATGGATGCTCGTTCCAATATGCATGTTGGAGGTCGAGCAGAAACTATTGGCTTGACTAAACGTGATTATGAAATTTGTGCACGCATTGGTCCTACTTTGCAGAAACGAGGTTTTCTTCTTGTAGGAATTGATATAATTGGAGACTATATAACAGAAATCAATGTTACATCTCCCACTGGGATTCGTGAAATTAAACGCTTTGGAGGTGCGGATATCGCCTCTCTTTTTTGGGACATTATTGAACGTAAGCGTTCGAGTTAA
- a CDS encoding PstS family phosphate ABC transporter substrate-binding protein → MSKLLSVGVGLMCVTALLVDIGNARDQIKIAGSSTVLPYEKIVSEVFGEIYPNFKIPVIESGGSGAGIKEFCRGIGDKTIDIVNSSRPMKSGELQSCFNAGVKDIEEMRIGYDGIVFATNSSGPDWELRSVDVYRALAAQVVVDGKLQLNKVTKWNTVNNALPDWEITVYIPGEKHGTREVFEEKLLAAGCKASGAVEAMEALGMNEKEINAACIAVRKDGKAIDIDGDYSETFAHLMSNKTGIGVLSLSFYENNADKLKVAYINGVVPSSETISNGKYSLSRPLFFYVKKAHFSIVPGLWEYVDFFLSDQMIGPDGPLADYGLVAASKEERQMQRTSFYAGTVMTLK, encoded by the coding sequence ATGAGTAAGTTGTTATCAGTTGGAGTGGGGCTGATGTGCGTTACTGCATTGCTGGTTGATATCGGTAATGCTCGCGATCAGATTAAGATTGCGGGTTCATCAACAGTTTTACCTTATGAAAAAATCGTTTCTGAGGTATTTGGAGAAATTTACCCTAATTTTAAAATTCCCGTTATCGAGTCTGGTGGTTCAGGTGCTGGTATTAAAGAGTTTTGCCGTGGTATTGGAGATAAGACGATTGATATCGTTAATAGTTCACGGCCAATGAAATCAGGTGAATTACAGTCCTGTTTTAATGCTGGTGTAAAAGATATTGAAGAAATGCGCATTGGGTATGATGGCATTGTTTTTGCAACAAATAGCAGTGGACCTGACTGGGAATTACGCTCTGTAGATGTATATAGGGCATTGGCTGCTCAAGTTGTGGTTGATGGGAAACTGCAGTTAAATAAAGTTACGAAGTGGAATACAGTCAATAATGCTCTTCCTGATTGGGAAATTACAGTTTATATACCTGGTGAAAAACATGGAACACGTGAAGTTTTTGAAGAAAAATTATTAGCCGCAGGCTGTAAGGCTAGTGGGGCAGTTGAGGCAATGGAAGCTTTGGGAATGAATGAGAAGGAGATTAATGCTGCTTGTATTGCTGTACGTAAGGATGGGAAGGCCATTGATATCGATGGTGATTATTCTGAAACATTTGCTCATCTTATGTCTAATAAAACAGGTATTGGTGTTTTAAGCTTGTCTTTTTACGAGAATAATGCTGACAAACTTAAAGTTGCATACATTAATGGTGTTGTTCCAAGTAGTGAAACAATTTCTAATGGTAAATATTCCCTTTCGCGTCCACTTTTCTTCTATGTTAAAAAAGCGCATTTTAGTATTGTTCCAGGTTTGTGGGAATATGTTGACTTTTTTCTTTCCGATCAAATGATTGGTCCAGATGGTCCATTGGCGGATTATGGTTTAGTTGCTGCTTCTAAAGAAGAGCGGCAAATGCAGCGTACTTCTTTTTATGCTGGTACAGTGATGACTTTAAAATAA